In Sphingobacterium thalpophilum, a genomic segment contains:
- the ccoS gene encoding cbb3-type cytochrome oxidase assembly protein CcoS, with translation MEIMYILIGCSVLLALVFLCAFFWANKTGQHNDTYTPSIRILFDDETTEGEDKEGDVTKTLS, from the coding sequence ATGGAAATAATGTATATTTTGATCGGTTGTAGTGTTTTGTTGGCTTTGGTTTTTCTATGTGCTTTTTTCTGGGCAAATAAAACCGGTCAACATAATGATACCTATACACCTTCTATACGGATTCTGTTTGATGATGAAACGACAGAAGGGGAAGATAAAGAAGGTGACGTAACTAAAACGTTATCGTAA